In Nostoc edaphicum CCNP1411, the sequence GTAAGTTTGTAGTTGCGAGTTCTTTTCTTTTTGTGAAAATTTGCTTGATGAAAGCCCAGAACTTTTGATATAGAGAACCAGGAGGTTGTATTCCGCCTTCTGCTTGTTTTGACTGAGACAAATTTGCTAATTTGCCACCAGATGTCAATTTGTCTAGAAAGTTATTATTGTCGTAATAGTGTTCTAAAGACAAAATTTTGAGATCATCTGTGACATGAACGACACTGATGCCAATAACCTCAATCATCTGGCCAGTAGGTGCATAATCTTTATATGCACCTTGAAAATATCCCCAGTGTCGCCATTTGAAAGTAATGGTTGGTGGTGCTGAATAAATTTCCACTACTTCCCACAAGAAACCATCAGGAAATGCTGTATGAAATAGATTGGTTGAGGTTTCAAAATTTTCCTCAGAAGCTCGATAATATTGTGTATTACCAATCAACAGTTTATAAGTACCTGATTGGACTAAATCTGCAACTGTGTATTCAGTGCCACCATTGGTACTCATGCGAAACTTGTCTTGGACAATAGTCAACCATTCAGCAGGATTGGTTTTGAAATTTGCTTCAACATCAAAACTTCGTACTAAATTTTGTACAAGTGCTGCTAATGAACCTTGAGGGTGATTGTATTTACTTTCACTGGCTAGCTTTTCATTAGAACGAGTGTAGTCTGGCTTTTTACCATAGCGCCATTGAATATTCTGACTATATTCCAGAACTGTATCTCTGTTCTGTACCCAAAGGGGAAGATTATTGTTGTCAATTGAACTCATAAATACCTCTGCCCAAATGTGACTGTGAAACAACTGTCAATACCGATACACACTCAGATTTCGCAGTGATAACCCCTCTAATTTGGCAGTAGTAACCTATACAGTTTTGAGTACAAGTTTAAGAAATAATCAACTGTGGTATTAGAACTGCTTGCCATTGCATCTACGACAATAATTGCACTATAAAGCCAGTCAACACCAGGGAAGTTCTGGAAGTTAATGAATTTCAAGTAAATTTTGACAAAACAATATACTGCAAGTTTGTATTAGCAATTCTTTCAGCCTTCTCAACAAACAAAAGTATTGTGATTGGCAAAGTTAATTAAAATCAGAAAAGATCCTGAACTTCAGGATTTTTATATGCGTCTCTAGCTAGTGCTTTGAGAAATAGGCAACGAATGAAACAGACATCTCGTTACTTCATAGCCGATTCTGTATTATGTGTTTCTTGCGAGTAATGACACCCTAATGAATCAGCAGCAATCAAGAAGTAAACGCGGAGTCATACTAACAACATTAGGATGGCAGCGACTCCAAGAGGCGCAGCGAAACTGGGAGAATGAGAAAAATTTTGGTGTCGCTTATACTATTGAAGCCTTAAGCGATCGCACAGGGTTAGATCCATCCACAGTTTCTAAGGTGACGGATCGGGAAGCAGGGGTGGATAGGCGGACTTTAGAACGGTTTTTCAGGGCTTTTGATTTGGAATTGCACAAAAGCGATTATGCCAAGCCAGAAGTTGTATCGGTTAAGCAGCAAGAAATTATCACTTGCTCAAATCAAAATTGGGGTGAAGCCCCTGATGTGTCAGTATTCTATGGGCGCACGCAAGAATTACGGCAACTAGAAAAATGGATAATTAGCGATCGCTGTCGTTTAATTACACTCATTGGACTTGGTGGTATTGGTAAAACTACTTTGTCAGTCAAATTAGCTCAAAAACTGCGAAAACAGTTTGATTATGTAATATGGCAAAGTCTTCTCAATGCTCCGCCACTTTTAGAAATGCTAGCAACTCTAGTACAATTTTTGTCCAATGGCGAAGAAACAGATTTATCAAAAAACATTCCCTACAGAATTAATCGCCTACTTGAATATCTGCGTTCATCACGTTGTCTTGTAGTTATCGATAACGCCGAATCGATTTTTCAAGGTGGTAATTATGCAGGTTTATATCGGGAAGACTATGAAGGCTACGGCGAACTTTTTCGCCAGATAGGGGAAGTTAATCATCAAAGTTGCTTATTACTCACTTCACGAGAAAAGCCTCAAGAACTTGCAGCGATTGAAAGTAGTCAAGGACTGGTTCGTTCTTTACAAATTACGGGTTTGACAATCTCAGAAATCCAAGAAATTTTTAGAGGGAAAGGAGTTACAGGGGGTACAGATGCGGACTGGGAAAAATTAATTATTAACTATGCCGGGAATCCGCTTTATTTTAAAATAATTGCTACAACAGTTTTAGATTTATTTAATGGAAATATTTCTGAATTTATTTCTCAAGATCCAGGAGTATTTGGAAATATCCGCCTGTTAATGGAACAGCATTTTCAGCGTTTAACTGAATTAGAGCAATCATTAATATATTGGCTAGCTATCAATCGGGAGCCAGTTGGCATCACAGAATTAAAAGACGATATTTTAGACTCAAGCACCACATCAAAGCTATTAGAAACAATAGAATCTCTCTTAAGACGCTCTCTAATTGAAAAAGCTACACCTGCGCTGATTACCAAACATGGCAATTGCTTCACGCTACAACCAGTAGTTATGGAGTACGTAACTATGAAATTCATTGATCGAGTTTGTCAAGAGCTTGTCAAAAGAACTGACTTTTCACGGGATCTCGAAAACCTCTCTCCAAACCTCTCTCCTGCGAGGAGAGAGGCTTTGAATTCTCCCCCTTCCCTTGTAGGGAAGGGGGCTGGGGGGTTAGGTTCCGCCTCTTCTTTTCCACATGACGTGAAAAGTCAGGTCAAAGGAGAGGTTTCATTATTCAAAAGTTTTGCTTTAATCAAAGCGACATCACCTGATTATGTCAAAGATAGTCAAATTCGGCTGATTCTCAAACCTATTATCAATAATTTATGCTTGCTGCTAGGAAAATCCAACCAAATCACAGCACAACTTACTAATATTCTCAACCAATTTCGCGGACAGTCTCCTTACATAACTGGCTACATGGCAGGCAATACGATTAATCTACTTGGTCAGTTGTCAGCAAAAATCAGTAATCAAGATTTTTCTCATCTGACAATTTGGCAAGCTGACCTCCAGAATTATATATTAAATCATGTCAATTTTGAAAATAGTAATTTTGCTAAATCAGTTTTTACTGAAACCTTTGGTATTATTTTTGGTCTAGCATTTAGTCCCGACGATGCACTTTTAGCAACGGGAAGTATTGATGGTGAAATTTCCTTATGGCGATGGAGGGAGAATCAGCAACTTTTGAATTTCCAAGGGCATAGCAATATAGTAATGTCTCTTGCTTTTAGTCCAGATGGTCAAAAACTTGCTAGTACTAGTGTAGATAGAACTGTTAAATTGTGGGATGTTGCTACAGGTCAATGTCTATTAACCTTACCCTCAAATTATGGGGTGATAATTGGAAATATTATCTTTAGTCGAGACGGAAAAAAGCTTTTTACTTGTACAGAAAAGCAGATATTATTCTGGGATATTGAAACAGGTAATTGTGTCTTAGCTATCGAACACAGCAACCGAATTACTTCAATCGCCTACGAACCTCAACGTCATATTCTCGCTTCTGGTTGTTTAGATGGTACTGTAAATATCTGGGATGTGAATACTGGTAAATGTTTAAAAACTGTTCAGGGAGAAAGTGGAGCAGTTTTGTCAATCGCCTTTACTAGTGATAGTAAGCTTTTAGCTAGTAGTGTAAAAGCTAAAATTATCAGCATTTGGGATGTAAATACTAGCAAGCCTATTCAAACATTACAAGAACATAGTAGCTATATTTCATTGGTTGCTTTTAGCCGCGATGGTCAGACTTTAGCAAGTAGCGGCAGTGGCAATAGAACCGTAAATATTTGGGATATTAAAACTGGAAGATATCTGCAAACTTTAGCAGGACATATCTCAGCAATTAACAGTCTTACTTTTAGCAATTTTGGTAATTTAGTAACTGGCAGTGTAGACCGGACAGTTAAACTTTGGGATGTTGTGAATGGCAAATGTTTGAAAACTTGGCGGGGACGGACTGACTTTGTAAATTCAGTGGGATTTAGTAGTAATGGTGAAATTATTGTTAGCGGTAGTCAACATACTATTGCCCTTTGGAATGTGACTACAGGTGAGTGTATCCAAGCCTTTTATGATTATCAAGATTGGCTTAATTGTGCGGCTTTAAGCCCTAATAGACAAATACTAGCTTGTGGCAATATAGGCAATGTCAATAGCATTATTAGACTTTGGCAAGTTAACCAACTGGGTAATTTTAGCCAAGTTCCAGATAAGATATTACAAGGTCATACAGATAGTATTTGGTCAATTGCCTTTAGTCCAGATAGCAAAATCTTAGCGAGTGGTAGTAGCGATAGCACCGTCAAACTTTGGGATTGTGAAACTGGTCAATGTCTCTTCACCTTTGTGGGGCATACTGGTGCAGTTCTTTCTGTTGCCTTTAGTCCCGATGGACGGACAATTGCCAGTTGTAGCGGTCACTCGACAATCAAACTTTGGGATCTTGAAACTGGAGAATGTTACCAAAACATAAAAGAACCGGCAGGTTATATCATTGCTTTTAGTCCCAATGGTCATCTTTTGGCTAGCGCGAATACTATGGGCATCGTCAAACTATGGGACATCAAAACTGGTGAATGTTGTACTACTTTTGGCAGACATGGGCAAGCTGTAATTTCAATTGCCTTTAGTGCCGATGGAGAAACCTTAGCTAGCGGCAGTAAAGATGGTACTGTAAAGCTCTGGGATATGAAAAATGGTGAATGCATCAAAACA encodes:
- a CDS encoding ester cyclase — encoded protein: MSSIDNNNLPLWVQNRDTVLEYSQNIQWRYGKKPDYTRSNEKLASESKYNHPQGSLAALVQNLVRSFDVEANFKTNPAEWLTIVQDKFRMSTNGGTEYTVADLVQSGTYKLLIGNTQYYRASEENFETSTNLFHTAFPDGFLWEVVEIYSAPPTITFKWRHWGYFQGAYKDYAPTGQMIEVIGISVVHVTDDLKILSLEHYYDNNNFLDKLTSGGKLANLSQSKQAEGGIQPPGSLYQKFWAFIKQIFTKRKELATTNLPASSCPFAALLR
- a CDS encoding NB-ARC domain-containing protein, coding for MNQQQSRSKRGVILTTLGWQRLQEAQRNWENEKNFGVAYTIEALSDRTGLDPSTVSKVTDREAGVDRRTLERFFRAFDLELHKSDYAKPEVVSVKQQEIITCSNQNWGEAPDVSVFYGRTQELRQLEKWIISDRCRLITLIGLGGIGKTTLSVKLAQKLRKQFDYVIWQSLLNAPPLLEMLATLVQFLSNGEETDLSKNIPYRINRLLEYLRSSRCLVVIDNAESIFQGGNYAGLYREDYEGYGELFRQIGEVNHQSCLLLTSREKPQELAAIESSQGLVRSLQITGLTISEIQEIFRGKGVTGGTDADWEKLIINYAGNPLYFKIIATTVLDLFNGNISEFISQDPGVFGNIRLLMEQHFQRLTELEQSLIYWLAINREPVGITELKDDILDSSTTSKLLETIESLLRRSLIEKATPALITKHGNCFTLQPVVMEYVTMKFIDRVCQELVKRTDFSRDLENLSPNLSPARREALNSPPSLVGKGAGGLGSASSFPHDVKSQVKGEVSLFKSFALIKATSPDYVKDSQIRLILKPIINNLCLLLGKSNQITAQLTNILNQFRGQSPYITGYMAGNTINLLGQLSAKISNQDFSHLTIWQADLQNYILNHVNFENSNFAKSVFTETFGIIFGLAFSPDDALLATGSIDGEISLWRWRENQQLLNFQGHSNIVMSLAFSPDGQKLASTSVDRTVKLWDVATGQCLLTLPSNYGVIIGNIIFSRDGKKLFTCTEKQILFWDIETGNCVLAIEHSNRITSIAYEPQRHILASGCLDGTVNIWDVNTGKCLKTVQGESGAVLSIAFTSDSKLLASSVKAKIISIWDVNTSKPIQTLQEHSSYISLVAFSRDGQTLASSGSGNRTVNIWDIKTGRYLQTLAGHISAINSLTFSNFGNLVTGSVDRTVKLWDVVNGKCLKTWRGRTDFVNSVGFSSNGEIIVSGSQHTIALWNVTTGECIQAFYDYQDWLNCAALSPNRQILACGNIGNVNSIIRLWQVNQLGNFSQVPDKILQGHTDSIWSIAFSPDSKILASGSSDSTVKLWDCETGQCLFTFVGHTGAVLSVAFSPDGRTIASCSGHSTIKLWDLETGECYQNIKEPAGYIIAFSPNGHLLASANTMGIVKLWDIKTGECCTTFGRHGQAVISIAFSADGETLASGSKDGTVKLWDMKNGECIKTFLADIGSVWSLAFSPNGLLACGGNAETIKLYDPSTDNCLKTLKSDRPYEGINIKGVTGLTTAMIANLKALGAISL